One window of Streptomyces sp. NBC_00273 genomic DNA carries:
- a CDS encoding GntR family transcriptional regulator, which translates to MHETAQARVPAQRQKVLRHSVRGQVLDALRAALIDGELVPGEIYSGPALGERFGVSATPVREAMQQLAVEGAVECLPNRGFRVLSRTPKELAELAEVRALLEVPVMIRLARTVPAVTWEALRPAAAATAEAAAAGDLPGYAAADRDFHRAVLRLAGNEQLVQVAEELHRRAQWPLPGAPRVRRADLVADAAEHSALLEALIARDLPVVESLVREHFAGSPA; encoded by the coding sequence GTGCACGAAACGGCCCAGGCCCGGGTGCCGGCACAAAGGCAGAAGGTGTTGCGCCATTCGGTGCGCGGTCAGGTGCTCGACGCGCTGCGCGCGGCCCTGATCGACGGAGAGCTGGTGCCGGGGGAGATCTACTCGGGCCCGGCCCTCGGGGAGCGCTTCGGGGTCTCCGCGACCCCCGTGCGCGAGGCGATGCAGCAGCTGGCCGTGGAAGGGGCGGTGGAGTGCCTCCCCAACCGGGGCTTCCGCGTGCTCTCCCGCACCCCGAAGGAGCTCGCCGAGCTGGCCGAGGTGCGGGCGCTGCTCGAAGTGCCCGTGATGATCCGGCTGGCCCGCACGGTTCCGGCGGTCACCTGGGAGGCCCTGCGTCCGGCCGCCGCCGCCACGGCCGAGGCGGCGGCGGCCGGTGACCTGCCGGGGTACGCGGCGGCGGACCGGGACTTCCACCGGGCGGTGCTGCGGCTGGCCGGCAACGAGCAGCTGGTGCAGGTGGCGGAGGAGCTCCACCGCCGGGCCCAGTGGCCCCTGCCGGGCGCTCCGCGGGTTCGGCGGGCCGATCTCGTGGCCGATGCGGCGGAGCATTCGGCGCTGCTGGAGGCGCTGATCGCGCGGGACCTCCCGGTGGTGGAGTCGCTGGTCCGCGAACACTTCGCGGGCTCCCCCGCCTGA
- a CDS encoding (2Fe-2S)-binding protein — MTVTTFPAVTSTPPGSAVTDAFARLAEAYGGLRVIERTADEPLPRGVGWVGADELAAGGPALDAFLAWDNAQVLRDYGTQARPDVIAGFGLHRYAWPACLLITLPWFLHRRVPRLPVTEVAFHRTLGRMSVHVGEFACLPDDPAAATPGARVVPDEEALREEVRAAVAQHLGPLLEGFGPRMRRGRRALWGMVTDEVVEGLWYIGNLLGEEQRAMAELEALLPGSTAPYTGGAGFRTLTGPAGEELPTRDRAGCCFFYTIRPEDTCVTCPRTCDADRIARLAATAA; from the coding sequence ATGACCGTCACGACCTTCCCGGCTGTCACATCCACCCCGCCCGGCTCTGCGGTGACGGATGCGTTCGCCAGGCTGGCCGAGGCGTACGGCGGACTGCGGGTGATCGAGCGAACCGCTGACGAACCCCTCCCCCGCGGTGTGGGATGGGTCGGCGCGGACGAGCTCGCGGCCGGCGGGCCGGCCCTGGACGCCTTCCTCGCCTGGGACAACGCCCAGGTCCTGAGGGACTACGGGACGCAGGCCCGCCCCGACGTGATCGCAGGCTTCGGCCTGCACCGGTACGCGTGGCCGGCCTGCCTGCTGATCACCCTCCCGTGGTTCCTGCACCGGCGGGTCCCCCGCCTTCCGGTCACCGAGGTGGCCTTCCACCGGACGCTGGGCCGGATGAGCGTGCACGTCGGGGAGTTCGCATGCCTGCCGGACGATCCGGCGGCCGCAACCCCGGGGGCCCGTGTCGTGCCCGACGAGGAGGCCCTGCGCGAGGAGGTGCGGGCTGCGGTGGCCCAGCACCTCGGACCGCTGCTGGAAGGTTTCGGCCCGCGCATGCGGCGCGGCCGCCGCGCCCTGTGGGGCATGGTGACCGACGAGGTCGTCGAGGGCCTCTGGTACATCGGCAACCTGCTCGGCGAGGAGCAGCGGGCCATGGCCGAACTGGAGGCGCTCCTGCCGGGCTCCACCGCCCCGTACACCGGCGGCGCGGGGTTCCGTACGCTCACCGGCCCCGCCGGTGAGGAGCTGCCCACCCGGGACCGGGCCGGCTGCTGCTTCTTCTACACCATCCGCCCCGAGGACACCTGTGTCACCTGCCCCCGGACCTGTGACGCCGACCGGATCGCCCGCCTCGCGGCGACCGCCGCCTGA
- a CDS encoding DUF2637 domain-containing protein encodes MRLTDISLDWLLPGSLLILGVLAAVAVLARGKRESEKAAADDSWERSEERRRRKEAVYGTASYVLLFCCAAVAAALSFHGLVGFGRQNLNLTGGWEYLVPFGLDGAAMFCSVLAVREASHGDAALGSRMLVWLFAGAAAWFNWVHAPRGLGHDGAPQFFAGMSLSAAVLFDRALKQTRRAALREQGLIPRPLPQIRMVRWLRAPRETFGAWSLMLLEGVRTLDEAVDEVREDKKEREQDRHRRRDQNRLDRARIKALGRQNRAFGRSRGRQVELPELTQGAGSAPVGAEPAIPESGQLPLQRRPSLQAVNRTESLDVTGTRTVDLTAEDDTQTIPRLDSLERKLKDLEQQFG; translated from the coding sequence ATGAGACTGACCGACATATCGCTGGACTGGCTGCTGCCCGGCAGCCTGCTGATCCTGGGCGTACTTGCGGCAGTTGCGGTGCTGGCCCGTGGCAAGCGGGAGAGCGAGAAGGCCGCGGCCGACGACAGTTGGGAGCGCAGCGAGGAACGGCGGCGGCGCAAGGAAGCCGTCTACGGGACCGCTTCGTACGTTCTGCTGTTCTGCTGCGCGGCGGTCGCGGCCGCGCTCTCCTTCCACGGGCTGGTCGGCTTCGGCCGGCAGAACCTCAACCTCACCGGAGGCTGGGAGTACCTCGTCCCCTTCGGCCTCGACGGCGCCGCGATGTTCTGCTCGGTGCTCGCCGTGCGCGAGGCCAGCCACGGTGACGCGGCCCTCGGCTCGCGCATGCTCGTCTGGCTGTTCGCGGGCGCGGCCGCGTGGTTCAACTGGGTGCACGCCCCGCGGGGCCTGGGCCACGACGGGGCCCCGCAGTTCTTCGCCGGGATGTCGCTCTCGGCGGCCGTGCTCTTCGACCGCGCCCTCAAGCAGACCCGCCGGGCGGCGCTGCGCGAACAGGGCCTGATCCCGCGGCCGTTGCCCCAGATCCGGATGGTCCGCTGGCTGCGGGCCCCCCGGGAGACCTTCGGCGCCTGGTCCCTCATGCTGCTGGAAGGGGTACGCACCCTCGACGAGGCCGTGGACGAGGTGCGCGAGGACAAGAAGGAGCGGGAGCAGGACCGGCACCGCAGGCGCGATCAGAACCGGCTCGACCGGGCGCGCATCAAGGCGCTGGGCCGGCAGAACCGGGCGTTCGGGCGGTCACGCGGCCGCCAGGTCGAGCTCCCGGAACTGACGCAGGGAGCGGGCTCCGCGCCGGTCGGCGCGGAGCCCGCCATACCGGAATCAGGACAACTGCCCTTGCAACGCCGGCCCTCCCTGCAGGCCGTCAACCGAACCGAGTCCCTTGACGTGACCGGCACCCGGACGGTGGACCTCACCGCCGAGGACGACACCCAGACCATTCCCCGGCTGGACTCGCTGGAGCGCAAACTGAAGGACCTGGAGCAGCAGTTCGGCTGA